In Weissella tructae, the DNA window TGCCGGTTGTTGGTAAGATGCTAGAACAAGGTATGAAGAAATAAAAATTCCGTGAAAGTCCCGTGATAACGGGGCTTTTTTATTATGAAAGCGTTGCACTCTCTGGCAGATGAGCTATACTATTAAATAGAAACCTGTAAAAGAATTGGAGAATTACGAATATGGCAAACATGCTTGTTTTCGGACACAAGAATCCAGACACAGACACAATTGCATCAGCAATGGCTGCGTCTTACTTGATTAACCACATCTACCACCTAGATTCAGAAGCAGTTGCTTTGGGAACACCAAACGCTGAAACTGAATTTGCATTGAACCACTTTGGTTTGGATGCATTGCGTGTCGTAGATAATGCGGACACAGAAGAAGTTTGGTTGGTTGACCACAACGAAACAGCACAATCAGTTGATAACTTGACTGACGTCACTGTGAGCGGTATTTTTGACCACCACAAGATCAACTTCCAATCAGCTGCGCCAATGTGGTTGATCAACAAGCCTTTGGGATCAGTAGCAACTGTTTTGTTCTACGAATTCCAAAACGCTAAGTTGGACATCCCAGCACACTTGGCTGGAATGATGGCTTCAGCTATTATTTCAGACACATTGTTGCTAAAGAGCCCAACAACAACACCAATGGACAAGCCTGCATTAGAAGCTTTGGCTGAAATTGCTGGAATCGCTGACTACGAAGCTTACGGGCTAGAATTGTTGAAGGCTGGAACTGATTTGTCATCACGTTCAGCTAAGGACTTGATTGATGGTGACGCAAAGTCATTTGATATGAATGGTCAAACAGTTCGTATCGGTCAAGTGAACACAGTTGATGTTGAAGAAGTTTTTGCTCGTCGCGATGAAATCGTTGCTGCAATGACTGAAGAAATGACTGCTGACAACTATGACACATTCATCTTGGTAGTGACAAACATTCTTGACTCAGATTCAGATATCTTGGTCTTGGGTGATAACCTATCAACAGTTGAAAAGGCCTTCGATACAACATTGGTAGATGGTCGTGCATCATTGCCAGGTGTTGTTTCTCGTAAGAAGCAAGTTGTGCCTCCATTGACAGACACATTTAACGCCTAATAAATAAACCACAGTTAGCGTATGCTAGCTGTGGTTTTTCTTTTTATCAGGTCTAACGGTTCTTAGGCCTCTTTTAAAGCAATCGATGGTTGCATATAGCAATACAGAAAAAGCCTATCGCAAATGCGGTAGGCTTTTTTCTTAATCATTGATGTTAAACAGGAAGGTTTCAACTTTCGAAACAGAATCCATATCACCAACAAAATAGATTTTATCGCCAGGTTCAAGAGTTGCGTAGGGGCCTGGTGAGACGGTTAATTGATCGTGACGTAAAATAGCGATTAAAGTTGTTCCGGTCATGTACCAGAAATTTAGTTCACCTAGA includes these proteins:
- a CDS encoding manganese-dependent inorganic pyrophosphatase — protein: MANMLVFGHKNPDTDTIASAMAASYLINHIYHLDSEAVALGTPNAETEFALNHFGLDALRVVDNADTEEVWLVDHNETAQSVDNLTDVTVSGIFDHHKINFQSAAPMWLINKPLGSVATVLFYEFQNAKLDIPAHLAGMMASAIISDTLLLKSPTTTPMDKPALEALAEIAGIADYEAYGLELLKAGTDLSSRSAKDLIDGDAKSFDMNGQTVRIGQVNTVDVEEVFARRDEIVAAMTEEMTADNYDTFILVVTNILDSDSDILVLGDNLSTVEKAFDTTLVDGRASLPGVVSRKKQVVPPLTDTFNA